Within the Trueperaceae bacterium genome, the region CTCAACGCCGCGCGGCGCACCGTCGGCAGCGGCGTGCCCGTCATGGGCGTGAACCTCGGCAAGCTGGGGTTCCTCGCCGAGTTCGGCGCGGAGCAGGCGCTGGCGTACGCGTCGGGCAAGCTCGAGCCCGACTGGCCCGTGCAGGACAAGACGATGCTGCAGGTGCGCATCGCGGGCCGGCCCGGCGTGCACCACGCCCTCAACGACGTCATGCTCTCGCAGGGCGTCATGACGCGCCTCGTGCGCGTGCGCATGCGCGTGGACGGCGAGCACGCCACCGAGTACCGCGCCGACGGCGTCGTCGTGAGCACGCCTGTGGGCTCCACCGCCTACTCGCTCTCGCTCGGCGGGCCGATCATCGACCACGGCCTGCACGCGCTCGTCGTCACGCCCGTCGCGCCCCACTCGTTCACGAACCGCCCGATCGTCCTGCCGGGGCACAGCGTCATCGGCCTCGAGGTCCTCTCGCGCACCGACGAGATCGCCCTGGTCATCGACGGCCAGGAGCCCGTGCCCGTCGACGTGGGCGACGAGGTCCTCGTCACCGCCGCGCCGAAGGGCCTCACGCTCCTCTCCACGGGCGAGCGCAGCGCCTTCGACGTGCTGCGCCTGAAGCTCGGCTGGGGCGCGGGCCCCGCCCCTGTCGCCGAGGAGGTCTAGCCGACGCGGGTGATCGACCTGCTCGTCGTGTGCAACGGCAAGGGCGAGGACTACGTGGCCGCCCGCGTGCTGGAGCGCCTGCGCGCTCGCGCGCGCGGCCTGCGGGTCGCCGCGTTCCCGCTCGTGGGCGTGGGCGAGCGGCTGGCGGCGGACGAGGTGGAGGTCGTGGGACCGCGGCGCACCCTGCCCTCCGGCGGCCTCACGCTGCACTCGCTCGGGTCCCTGTGGCGCGACCTGCGCGCCGGCCTCGTGGACCTGACGCTGGCGCAGGTGCGCTACCTGCGCGGGCTGCGCCCGCGCGCCGTGCTCGTCGTCGGGGACGTCTACGCCCAGGCGCTGGCCGCCCTCGTGCCGGCCCCGCGCCGGGTGCTGCAGACGCTCGTGTCGGTGCACCACGGCGGCGGCGAGGGCGTGGGCCTGCGGTGGTTCATGGAGGGCTTCAGGGCGCCGGAGCTGGCGCTGCTGAGGCGCGCCGAGAGGGTCTACGCCCGGGACCCCGCCACGGCCGCGTGGCTCTCGCGCGTCGGCGTGAGGGCCGTCTGCCTCGGCAACCCGATGATGGACGGCCTCGAGGCGCCGCCGCTGGTGCCGCGCGGCGCGCTCGAGGTGCCCGTGGTGGCGCTCCTGCCCGGCGCCCGCGGCCAGGCGGCGGCGAGCCTCGACCTCATGCGCCTGGCCCTCGAGCTCGCGAGGCCCGCGCTGGGGCTCGTCGCCTGGGCGGGGGAGTCCCTGCCGCGCCGGCCCGAGGGCTGGGTCGAGGAGGACGCTCCGTTCGGCGTGGCCGCCGCCTGGCGCCGCGGTGGGAGGCGCCTGTGGGTGGCGCCGGGCCGCTTCGCCGCGGTGCTGGCGTCGGCCGACGCGGCGATCGGCACCGCCGGCACCGCCAACGAGCAGGCAGTGGGCCTCGGCCTGCCGGTGGTGACGTTCCCCGTGCCGCCGTTCCACTCCGAGGCGTTCATGCGCAACCAGAAGAGGCTCCTCGAGGGCGGGCTGCTCACCTGCGAGGCGTCGCCGGAGCGCGTCGCCGCGACGCTCGAGCTGGCGCTAGCGGACGAGGCCGTGCGCGAGCGGGCCAGGCGGGCGGGAGAGGAGCGCATGGGCGGACCCGGCGCCAGCGACGCGATCGCGCGCGAGCTGGCAGCGTGGCTGGCGGGGTAGGGGTCGGCGCGTCCGCGGCGGGACGCGCGTGCCGGCTGGCGGGCTCCGGCGCGGGCCTCTCGGCCGCCGGCGGCGTCCGCGGCCGGCGCGCTCAGTCGGCGGCGACGGCGGCGCCCGGAGGCGCGGCGCGCTCGGCCGGCTCGGCCAGCAGCTCGGTCAGCCGCGACACGCAGCGGTGGTGCTTCTTCGCGTAGGCGCCCTCCCGGTACGAGGCGTCGAAGACGTCGACGACCTCGCCCTCGCCCGAGACCCGCAGCAGCAGGTCGCGCTCGTAGAGCTGGTCGACGAAGTGGACGAACCGCAGCGCCTCGTCCTGGGTGCGCAGGGTGCGGGCGCCGTGCACGTACACGGTCCCGACCTGCGCCAGCAGGCCGGCGTACCGGCTCGGGTGGACGGCCCCCAGCAGCGCCAGCAGCTCCTCCCACGTCAGCGACAGGCGCGGCGCGGGCGAGGGCTCGGTGAGCTCGAGCTCGCGCAGGCGCGCCTCGCTCAGCCACTCTCCGCCGGAGCGCCGCGCGCGGTAGTCGGGCCCGTCGACCGGCACGACCTCGAAGCCGGCGGCCAGCGACTGGATCTCGCGCTTGAAGTCGTCGGCGTTGAAGCGCCCGCGCCCCTGCGCCTCCGGCGGGGTGTTCGAGGTCGTCACCACCGCCGTGCCGCCGGCGAGGAGCGCCTGCAGGAACGACTTCACGATGAGCGTGTTGCCGGGGTCGTCGAGCTCGAACTCGTCGATGCACAGCAGGCGCGTGCCGGCGAACTCCTCCGCGGCGCGTCGCGTGCCCATGGCGCCCACGAGGTAGACGAGCTGCTGGAAGCCGAGGTAGCGCTTGGCGTCGGTGGCCGCCTCGGCGTAGGCGGCGGCCAGCAGGTGGGTCTTGCCGACGCCGAAGCCGCCGTCGAGGTAGAGGCCGGCGCCGGGACGCCTGCCGCGGCGCGGCCAGGGGAGCAGCCGCCGGTCCCGCTGGCGCCGGGCGTCGCGGTCGCGCACGAACTCGCGCACGCGGGCGCGCGCGGCCTCCTGGGTGGGGTGCTGAGGCAGGTAGCTCTCGAACGTGGCGCCGGCGAAGCGCGCCGGCGGCGTCAGGTCCCTCGTGGTGGGAGGCGCGGGCGGCTGCAGGTCGCTCGGGGAGACGAGGCGCGGCACCTGGGCGAGACTAGCACCGGCGTTTGACACCCCGAGCGGCCGAGCGTACAGTTCTCGTTGGTCGCGCCGCGGGGAAGCCGGTGGGAATCCGGCACTGTCCCGCAACGGTGACGGGAGACGAGCGCTCCCGAAGTCCGATCGCCGCGCCGCGACCAGACTGCACCCCTTGCGCGGACGAGGAAGGGCAGGCCTAGGCCGGCGTCAGCCGGCGGCCCCGAACCCAACCGAACCACGCAGGCACGAGGAGTCGTCATGAGCTCTCGCCTGTACACGTTCGTCGCGGCGCTGCTGCTGTCACTGCAGCTGGCGCTAGCGCAGACCGCCGTCGTGGACGACCTCGGTCGCGAGGTGGCGCTCGACGCGCCGCCCGCCCGCGTCGTCTCGATGCTCCCCAGCCACACCGAGAGCGTGTGCGCCCTGGGAGCCTGCGACCTGCTCGTCGGGATCGACAACAACACCGACCTGGAGGGCCTGGGCGACCTGCCGCGCCTCGGCGACCCCTTCGCCCCCGACGTCGAGGCCATCGTGGCCCTCGAGCCCGACCTGGTGCTCGTCGACGAGTACAGCGGCATGCACGCGAGCCTCGAGGAGCTGGGCATCCCCACCTACGCCGGCTCGCCCCAGACGGTGGAGGAGACCTACGCGTTCCTCGCCACGCTGGGGCGGCTGCTCGGGCGCGAGGACGAGGCGGCGGAGCTCGTCGAGAGCGTGCAGGGCGAGCTCGCGGAGGTGGGCGAGGCGCTCCGGGGCGTCGACCGGCCCACCGTGTTCGTGGAGGTCGACCCCACGCCGTACAGCGCCGGGCCGGGCTCGTACCTCGACGAGCTGCTGACGCTGGCCGGGGGCGAGAACGTCGTGCCGGCGTCGCTCGGGCCGTTCCCGCAGGTCGACCCCGAGTTCGTCGTGCTCGAGGACCCGGAGGTCGTGCTACTGCTCGACGCGCCGTTCGGCGTCACCGCGGCTCAGGTAGGCGAGCGTCCCGGCTGGGGCGACCTGAGCGCCGTGACGGGCGGACGCGTCTACGAGCTCACCGACGAGCAGGCCGACGCCCTCAGCCGCCCGGGTCCGCGCCTCGGCGAGGCCGTGAGGCTGCTGGCCCGCCTGCTGCACCCGGAGCTGTTCTGACCGAGGCGTCCACGACCGCCGCCGACGCCGGGGCGGGCCGGCGGACGGGCCGCGCCCTCGTGCTGCCCGCCTCGCTGGCCGCCCTGGCGGCGGTGCTGCTGCTGGCCGGCGCCGTCGGCAGCGCCGACCTGGAGCCGCGTCACCTCGTGACGGCCGTCGCCAAGAGCCTGCGCGGCGAGGACCTCGCGCCCCTCGAGACGATCGCCTGGCGCATCCGCCTGCCGCGCGTGCTGCTGGCGGGCCTCACCGGCGCCGGGCTGTCGCTGGCCGGCGCGCTCTTCCAGGGCGTGTTCCGCAACCCTCTCGCCGACCCTTACCTGATCGGCACGGCCAGCGGCGCGGGCTTCGGCGCCGTGCTCGTCTTCACGCTCGCCGCCTCGTTCCCCCCGCTGGCGGCCGTCGGCGCCCCCGTGGTCGCCTTCCTGTTCGCGCTGCTCACGGTCCTGCTCGTGACCATGCTCGCCAGCGACGTCGGCGGCGTGCCCACGGTGCGGCTGATCCTCGCCGGCGTGGTCGTCGGCGCCGTGTTCACCGCCGCCACGTCGTTCCTGCTCGTCGCCGCCCGCGAGCAGAGCGCGGGCATCCTCAGCCGGCTCCTGGGCGGGTTCGGCTTCGCGAGCTGGGGCAGCGTGGCGGCCCTGGCGGTCTTCACGCTCCCCGCCCTGCTCGTGGCTCGCGCCCTGGCCCGGGCCCTCGACCTGTTCCAGCTCGGCGAGCGCGGGGCCGCTCTCCTCGGCCTGCCCGTCGAGGCCGTGAAGCTGCTCCTGCTGGCCCTCGCCACGCTGGTCACGGCCGCCGCCGTGAGCGTGGCCGGCATCATCGGCTTCGTGGGGCTGATGGTGCCGCACGCGGCGCGGCTGGCGACGGGCCCGGCGCACGCCCGCCTGCTGCCGCTGGCGGTCGTGTGGGGCGCGGCGTTCATGGTGCTGGCCGACCTGCTGGCCCGCACGCTTATCGCGCCCGTGGAGGTGCCCGTCGGCATCGTCACGGCCCTCACCGGCGGACCGTTCTTCCTGTGGCTGCTGAGGCGGTCGCGGCGCGGCGGCGGCGCGGCGGGGGCGGGGGCGTGAACGCGTCGCCGGCCGCCGGCCGGCCGGCGGCCCCGCGCCCCGGGAGTCTGCGGGCCGGCGCGCTCGAGGCCGAGCGGGTCGTCGCCGGCTACCCCGTGCCGCCCGGCCAGGCGCGTCGCCCGGCGCTCGCCGGCGTGAGCCTGCGCCTGTCGCCCGGCGAGTTCGTGGGCCTCATAGGGCCCAACGGCTCGGGGAAGACGACGCTGCTGCGCCTGCTGACGCGCCAGCTCGCCCCCGACTCGGGCAGCGTGCTGCTGGGCGGGCGTCCGCTGGCCTCGTTCGGCCGCTTCGAGCTCGCCAGGCACGTCGCCGTCGTGGCGCAGGAGCCGGAGGTGCCGGTGGGCTTCACCGTGCGCGAGACGGTGGCGATGGGCAGGGCGCCGCACGTGGGCCTGTTGGGCTCGTCCGGTCCCGAGGACGACCGCGCCGTCGAAGCCGCCCTCGCCTCCACGGGCACGCTGGCGTTGGCCGAGCGCCGCATCGAGTCGCTCTCCGGCGGGGAGCGGCAGCGCGCGGTGTTCGCCCGCGCCGTCGCGCAGCGGCCCGACTTCCTGCTCCTCGACGAGCCGACGAACCACCTCGACCTGCGCTACCAGGTCGAGCTCCTCGCGCTCGCCCGCGAGCAGGCGGCAGCCGGCGTGGGCGTGCTCGCCGTGCTGCACGACCTGAACCTCGCGGCTCGCGCCTGCGACAGGCTCGTGCTGCTGTCGAACGGGAGGGTGGCGGCGGAGGGTCCGCCGGCCGAGGTGCTGAGGCCCGAGCTGCTGGCCGCCATCTACCGGGCCGACATCGCGGTGCTGTCCTCCGAGGACGGGCCCGTGATCGTGCCGCGGTTCTGATGGACGCGGCCCGCGTGCGCGGGCCCCTGCTCGCTCCGCGCGGCGCCCTCCGCCCCGGGCCTGCGCCGGGGAGCCTCCTAGAACCTGCTCGGCGGGTCGAAGCGGCGGTGCACCCTGACCGCCAGCTCGTAGAACCCGACGAGGGCCGCGGTGGCGGCGCGCCAGGAGTGGCGCTCCATGTCGCGCCGCGCCCGCTCGCCCAGGCGGCGCCGCAGCTCGCGGTCGCCGAGGAGCCGCCTCACCTGGCGGGTCAGGTCGCCGAGGTCGAGCGGCGTGAACAGCAGGCCGTTGACCTCGTGCTCGATGACGTCCGGGATGCCGCCGGCCCGCGCGCCCACGGCCGGCACGCCGCTCGCCATCGCCTCCATGGCCACGAAGCCGAGGGTCTCGGTGTCGGAAGGGAACACGAAGACGTCGGCGCTGGCGTAGGCCGCGGCCAGCTCGGTGCCGGCCATGTAGCCGGTGAAGACGGTGTTCGTGCCGGCGAACCTCTGCCGCAGCTCGGCCTCGGCCGGGCCGGAGCCGATGAGCGCCAGGCGCACGCCGGGGATCTGCGTGACCGGCGCGTAGAGCCAGTCGATGCGCTTCTCGAACGACAGCCGGCTGACGCACACCAGCAGGGGCGCGTCTGGGTGGCCGCCGGTGAGGCGCTCGCGCATCTCGCGCGTGGCCCGCTCCGGCCTGAAGAGGTCGGTGTCCACGGCCTTCGGCCACAGGCGCACGCGCTCGATCCCGAGGCCCCGCGCCGACTCCATCATCGGCCGGCTCGTCACGAGGTTCACGTGGGCCTGGTTGTGCACGTCGCGCAGGAAGCGCGCGCCCGGGCGGCTGAGCATGGGGAGCTTGAGGTGCCTGGCGTACTGCGTGAGGTCGGTGTGGTAGCTGGCCAGCAGCGGCAGGTTGCGCTGCTTCGCTATGGCCGTGCCCCACAGGCCGAGCACGACCGGGTTCACGACGTGGACGATGTCGGGCTCGAAGCGGTCCAGCTCGCGGCCCAGGCGCGGGCGCGGCAGGCCGAGGAACAGCTCGGGGTACCAGGGCTTGAACGACAGCGCGGGCACCGCGACGACGCGGTGCCCGGCGTAGGTCTCGGGCGGCTCGTGGGGCGCGAAGACGAGGGCCTCGTGGCCGAGGACGGCCAGCTGCTCGAGCGTGCGCGCCAGCCGCGTGACGATGCCGTCGATCTTCGGCAGGAACGTCTCGGTGAAGAACGCTACGCGCACGCCTCGCGCCCTCGGGCCGCCGGCCCCCTCCGGACGTCAGCCGGCGGTGACGGTCTCGCGGCGCTGCGCGAGCTTCGGGTCCCCCGGCCGGTTGTCGCGCGTCCAGGTGCTCGTGCAGGGGATCTTGTCGAGGTCGGCGCGGTCGGCGTAACGCCTGGCGACCTCGGCGACCTCCACGAGCAGGCCTTCGGCCAGCGTCGTGGGTTCCAGGCCCAGGTCGAGGAACGTGTCGTTGCTCGCGTGGAGGTCGTTCTCGGCGTCCTCCTTGCGCGGGTTCGGCACGTAGGCCAGCTCCGCGCCGGTGATCCTGCTGATGAGCTGCGCCAGGTCGCGGACGCGGTGCGTCTCGGTCATCTGGTTGATGATCTTCACGCGGTCGCCCCGCTGCGGCGGGTTCTCGAGCGCGAGCTGGACGCACTTCACGGTGTCGCGGATGTGTATGAACGCGCGCGTCTGGCCGCCGGTGCCGTGCACGGTGAGCGGGTAGCCCACCGCCGCCTGCATGAGGAAGCGGTTGAGGACGGTGCCGTAGTCGCCGTCGTAGTCGAAGCGGTTGATGAGCCGCTCGTCGAGGCTCGACTCGGGCGTGTTCGTGCCCCACACGATGCCCTGGTGCAGGTCGGTGATGCGCAGGCGGTCGTTCTTCGCGTAGTAGGCGAAGAGGACCTGGTCGAGGCACTTCGTCATGTGGTAGACGCTGCCGGGGTTCGGGGGGTAGAGGAACTGCTGCTCGACCTCGCCGCCGTCGTCGGTGCGCACGATGACGTCGAGGTACCCCTCGGGGATCTTCATGCCGGCCGTGCCGTAGCCGTAGACGCCCATCGTGCCGAGGTGGACGACGTGGACGTCGAGGCCCGACTCCACGACCGCCGCCAGCAGGTTGTGCGTGGCGTTGACGTTGTTGTCGACGGTGTAGCGCTTGTGCCAGCTCGACTTCATCGAGTACGGCGCGGCGCGCTGCTCGGCGAAGTGGACGACGGCGTCCGGCCGCTCGGTCCTGATCAGCTCGAGCAGGCGCGCGTAGTCCTGCGCCACGTCCACGCGCACGAAGCGCATGGTCCTGCCGGTCAGCTCGCGCCACGCCGCGAGGCGCTCGCCCATCGGCCGGATCGGGGTCAGGCTCCCCGCCTCGAGCTCGTTGTCGATGTTGCGGCGGGAGAGGTTGTCGAGGATCACGACGTCGTGACCGAGGTTGCTGAGGTGCAGGCTGGTCGGCCAGCCGCAGAAGCCGTCACCTCCGAGTACGAAGACCTTCATCAGTTCCTCCAGGCGCGGTCCGGCGCTTCGCCGGAGGCTGGCCCGCCGGGGCCGGCCCGCCGCGAACGCCTCATTCCGGTCGAGCGGAGAGCGCGCGCAGCAGGAGCCGCCAGCGGCGCCTCACGATGCTGCGACGGTAGCCTACCGCGCCGGCGCGCCAGTCCGCAGGCGCGACCCAGGACCACAGGACCGCGGTGGCGATGAGCCAGGGGTGCAGCAGCGCCCAGGCGAGCGCCGTGAGCCCGCCGAGGTAGGGGCGTCCCAGCTGCCGCGCGCCCACGGTCATGCCGACGACCATGGCGGCGGTCTGCGTCGCGTAGCAGCCCAGCACGACGGGCGCCAGCTCCGGTGCGAGCGGCAGGGCGAGGACGGAGGCGACGACCGCGAGGCTCTCGAACCCGAGCACGACGAGCCCGAGGAGGAACGCCGGCCGGTAGTGGACGGCGTGCCGGTAGCGGGAGACCCAGCGGCTGCGCTGCCTCAGGAAGCGGAGCGGTCCGCCGGCGCTGGCGGTGACGGCCCTGGCGTCCGGCTCGTCCGCGAACACGACCCGCGCGCCGGGCAGGGCGCCGAGGCGCTGGGCCAGGAGGTCCTCGTCGCCCGACGGCGCCCTGGCCGAGGCGCCGAAGCCGCCGGCCGCCTCCAGCGCGCTGCGGAGGTAGGCCTGGTTGTTGGCCGACGAGGCGAAGGCGTGGCCGTGGCGCAGCAGGGAGCGCGAGACCAGCATCAGCGAGAACCAGTCCGCGGCCTCGAAGAGCCGCCAGAACGGCGTGCGGCGCGTGAGCTCACCGGGCGGCAGCGTCTCGACGAAGCCGCACACCATGACGACGCCAGGCGTGAACCGGCGCACCAGCGCGCTGACCCACCCGGGCGAGAAGCCGCAGTCGGCGTCGGTGGTCGCGATGACCTCCCCGCGCGAGGCGGCCACGCCGGCCATGACGGCGTTCACCTTCGGCGCGTAGCGGCGGCTCGGCTCCCTCACGCGCACGAGGCGGAAGCGCGGGTCCTCGGCGGCGAAGCGCTCGACGACCGCGGCGGTGCCGTCGGTCGAGCGGTCGTCGACGATCACGAACTCGATGGGCCCGGGGTAGTCCAGGCGGGCCAGGCTCGCGAGCGTGCGCGGCAGACGCGCCTCCTCGTCGTGGGCTGGTACGACCACGGACACGGACGGGGTGGGGGAGGAGAGGCGCCAGCGCGGGTCGGCCGAGGCGCGGCGCCCGCGCGGCTCGTCGGGCCGGAACATGCCCCAGATCACCCACGCCTGGGCCGCGACCAGCGGCACGGCCAGGAGCAGGAGCGCTGCTGCGAGGACCTGGGCCATGGGGCGACCGGCTCCGGGAGCCTCGGTCGCCACGAGTGTAACAGGGCCGGGAGCGGCGCGGTACGCTCGCCGCGTCGTGAGCGATGACGTGCTGGAGCCGGCGCCCCCCGCCGGCGGGGCGCCGGACGCGACGGCCGCGCCGGGGGCCGTGACCAGCTTCCACGCGCTCCTCACCTCGCTGCCCGACTACGAGGGCCAGGTCGCGGCCTACACCTTCTTCCCGCCGCGACGCGGCGCCGTGGAGGAGGGCTACGCCGGACCGTACGCGCCCGAGCTGCGGCGGCTCGGCGTCGTCCCCTACGGACATCAGGCGGCGGCGCTGCGGGCCCTGGGCTCCGGCGAGGACGTCGTCGTCGCCACCCCCACGGCGTCGGGCAAGTCGCTGGTCTTCCAGGTGCCGCTCGCCGCCGCCGTGTCGCGGGGCGGCACCGGCGTGGTGCTCTACCCCACGAAGGCGCTGGCCCACGACCAGCTCGGCCGGCTGAGGGCCCTCTACGCGTCACTGCGTGGGCCCGGCGCCCCCGAGCCGGAGGCGGCGATCGCCACCTACGACGGCGACACCGCCACCGAGCGCCGCGCGACCGTGAGGGAGGGCGTCCGCGTGGCGCTCACGAACCCCGACATGCTGCACTACGGCGTCCTGCCCTACCACGAGCGCTGGGCCGCCTTCCTCGGCTCCCTCGAGCTCGTCGTGCTCGACGAGCTGCACGCCTACCGCGGCGTGCTGGGCACGCACGTGGCGAACGTGGTGCGCCGGCTGCTGCGGCTCGCCGCGCGCTACGGCGCGAGCCCGCGCGTGGTGTGCGCCAGCGCCACCGTGGGCAACCCGGGCGAGCACGCCGCGCGCCTCACCGGCCGGTCGTTCACCGTCGTCGACGCCGACGACGCGCCGGCGGCGGCCCGCGAGTTCGTGGTCTGGAAGCCGCCCTCCACCCAGGACGGCCGCCGGCGTAGCGCCAACTCCGAGGCGGCGCGGCTCGCCGCTGCGTTCGCCGCGCGCGGCGTGAAGAGCATCTTCTTCTGCAACTCCCGCAAGGCCGCCGAGCTGGTGCGGCGCTACGCCGCCCAGCAGCTGCCGCCCGAGCTGGAGAGGCGCGTCGGCTCGTACCGCGCCGGCTACACGGCCGAGGACCGCCGGGCGCTGGAGCAGGCGTTCCGCGCCGGCGAGGTGACCGTCCTCACCGCCACCAGCGCGCTGGAGCTGGGCATGGACGTGGGCGGCGTCGACGCCGTCGTGATGGTCGGCTACCCCGGCTCGAAGATGGCGCTGTGGCAGCGCGCCGGACGCGCCGGGCGGGGCGGCCGGCGGTCGCTGGCCCTGCTGATCCCCGCCGCCGACCCGCTCGACGAGTACTACCTCACCCACCCTGACCGGCTCGTCGAGGGGCCGGTCGAGAACGCCGTCGCCGACCCCCACAACCGCGTCGTGCACCCGCTGCACGTCGCCTGCGCGGCCGCGGAGGCGCCGGTGCGGGAGGGCGAGGAGCTGCTGGCGCCTTGGCTCGACCTGGCCGACGTGCCCGGCCTGCACGAGACGCCCCGTGGCTGGGTGCACCGGGGGCGCTACCCGCACCGGCGCGTGAGCCTGCGCGGCACCGGCGGCAGGCTGATCAGGCTTAAGGACGGGGCGGGGAAGACGCTGGGCGTGAGCGACCTCGGCGCCGCGCTGCGCGAGCTGCACCCCGGTGCCGTCTACCTGCACCAGGGCGAGACGTACCTCGTCGCGAGCCTCGACCTGGAGCGCGGCATCGCCAGGCTGCTGCCGCACATCGAGGACTACTACACGCAGCCGCGCAGCGAGACCGACATCGAGGTGCTGCGCGTCGTGGCGCGCGGGCGCGGCGCGGTCCCCGCCGTCGGCGCCGAGGTCGGCTGGCTGCCCCCTGGCGTCGCCCTCGGCGACGTGCGGGTCACGCACACGGTCACCAGCTACGTGCGCAAGCGCTACTTCTCCGAGGCCGTGATCGAGGAGAGGCCGCTCGACCTGCCGGAGACGAGCTACGTCACGCAGGCCGTCTGGTTCGACGCCGAGGGGCTGGCCGAACCGCCCGCCGCCGCCGACATGCCCTCGGCCCTGCACGCGCTCGAGCACACGCTGATCCAGCTCCTGCCGGCCTTCGTGCTGTGCGAGCGCGCCGACGTGGGCGGCGTCTCCTACCCCGTCTACCCGGCCACGGGCGGTCCCCTCGTCTTCGTCTACGACGGCTACCCCGGCGGCGTCGGCTACGCCTGGGCCGGCGCCCACGCCTTCGCCGACTGGCTGCAGGCCGCGCGCGACCTGCTCCGCGCCTGCGACTGCAAGGACGGCTGCCCCCGCTGCGTGCTCTCCCCGAAGTGCGGGAACGGCAACCAGTACCTCGACAAGGGGGCGGCGCGCGTCCTCGCCGACGCGCTGCTCGGCCGCCTCGGCGGCGCGTCCGCGGCGCTCACGGCCTGAGCTCGCGGCGCGTGGGGGGCGCCACCGCCTCGCTCCGCGCCGGGCGCGCCAGCGCCGCAGGCCCGGGCTC harbors:
- a CDS encoding NAD(+)/NADH kinase, coding for MDGPVRAADRRFDVPAARLTGVVVTSTKHKPAAHPLAREVAERFERLGVSVTLDVAGEAPLLAALELAQLVVSVGGDGTLLNAARRTVGSGVPVMGVNLGKLGFLAEFGAEQALAYASGKLEPDWPVQDKTMLQVRIAGRPGVHHALNDVMLSQGVMTRLVRVRMRVDGEHATEYRADGVVVSTPVGSTAYSLSLGGPIIDHGLHALVVTPVAPHSFTNRPIVLPGHSVIGLEVLSRTDEIALVIDGQEPVPVDVGDEVLVTAAPKGLTLLSTGERSAFDVLRLKLGWGAGPAPVAEEV
- a CDS encoding lipid-A-disaccharide synthase-related protein — translated: MIDLLVVCNGKGEDYVAARVLERLRARARGLRVAAFPLVGVGERLAADEVEVVGPRRTLPSGGLTLHSLGSLWRDLRAGLVDLTLAQVRYLRGLRPRAVLVVGDVYAQALAALVPAPRRVLQTLVSVHHGGGEGVGLRWFMEGFRAPELALLRRAERVYARDPATAAWLSRVGVRAVCLGNPMMDGLEAPPLVPRGALEVPVVALLPGARGQAAASLDLMRLALELARPALGLVAWAGESLPRRPEGWVEEDAPFGVAAAWRRGGRRLWVAPGRFAAVLASADAAIGTAGTANEQAVGLGLPVVTFPVPPFHSEAFMRNQKRLLEGGLLTCEASPERVAATLELALADEAVRERARRAGEERMGGPGASDAIARELAAWLAG
- the zapE gene encoding cell division protein ZapE; its protein translation is MPRLVSPSDLQPPAPPTTRDLTPPARFAGATFESYLPQHPTQEAARARVREFVRDRDARRQRDRRLLPWPRRGRRPGAGLYLDGGFGVGKTHLLAAAYAEAATDAKRYLGFQQLVYLVGAMGTRRAAEEFAGTRLLCIDEFELDDPGNTLIVKSFLQALLAGGTAVVTTSNTPPEAQGRGRFNADDFKREIQSLAAGFEVVPVDGPDYRARRSGGEWLSEARLRELELTEPSPAPRLSLTWEELLALLGAVHPSRYAGLLAQVGTVYVHGARTLRTQDEALRFVHFVDQLYERDLLLRVSGEGEVVDVFDASYREGAYAKKHHRCVSRLTELLAEPAERAAPPGAAVAAD
- a CDS encoding ABC transporter substrate-binding protein, encoding MSSRLYTFVAALLLSLQLALAQTAVVDDLGREVALDAPPARVVSMLPSHTESVCALGACDLLVGIDNNTDLEGLGDLPRLGDPFAPDVEAIVALEPDLVLVDEYSGMHASLEELGIPTYAGSPQTVEETYAFLATLGRLLGREDEAAELVESVQGELAEVGEALRGVDRPTVFVEVDPTPYSAGPGSYLDELLTLAGGENVVPASLGPFPQVDPEFVVLEDPEVVLLLDAPFGVTAAQVGERPGWGDLSAVTGGRVYELTDEQADALSRPGPRLGEAVRLLARLLHPELF
- a CDS encoding iron ABC transporter permease, giving the protein MLPASLAALAAVLLLAGAVGSADLEPRHLVTAVAKSLRGEDLAPLETIAWRIRLPRVLLAGLTGAGLSLAGALFQGVFRNPLADPYLIGTASGAGFGAVLVFTLAASFPPLAAVGAPVVAFLFALLTVLLVTMLASDVGGVPTVRLILAGVVVGAVFTAATSFLLVAAREQSAGILSRLLGGFGFASWGSVAALAVFTLPALLVARALARALDLFQLGERGAALLGLPVEAVKLLLLALATLVTAAAVSVAGIIGFVGLMVPHAARLATGPAHARLLPLAVVWGAAFMVLADLLARTLIAPVEVPVGIVTALTGGPFFLWLLRRSRRGGGAAGAGA
- a CDS encoding ABC transporter ATP-binding protein — protein: MNASPAAGRPAAPRPGSLRAGALEAERVVAGYPVPPGQARRPALAGVSLRLSPGEFVGLIGPNGSGKTTLLRLLTRQLAPDSGSVLLGGRPLASFGRFELARHVAVVAQEPEVPVGFTVRETVAMGRAPHVGLLGSSGPEDDRAVEAALASTGTLALAERRIESLSGGERQRAVFARAVAQRPDFLLLDEPTNHLDLRYQVELLALAREQAAAGVGVLAVLHDLNLAARACDRLVLLSNGRVAAEGPPAEVLRPELLAAIYRADIAVLSSEDGPVIVPRF
- a CDS encoding glycosyltransferase, whose translation is MRVAFFTETFLPKIDGIVTRLARTLEQLAVLGHEALVFAPHEPPETYAGHRVVAVPALSFKPWYPELFLGLPRPRLGRELDRFEPDIVHVVNPVVLGLWGTAIAKQRNLPLLASYHTDLTQYARHLKLPMLSRPGARFLRDVHNQAHVNLVTSRPMMESARGLGIERVRLWPKAVDTDLFRPERATREMRERLTGGHPDAPLLVCVSRLSFEKRIDWLYAPVTQIPGVRLALIGSGPAEAELRQRFAGTNTVFTGYMAGTELAAAYASADVFVFPSDTETLGFVAMEAMASGVPAVGARAGGIPDVIEHEVNGLLFTPLDLGDLTRQVRRLLGDRELRRRLGERARRDMERHSWRAATAALVGFYELAVRVHRRFDPPSRF
- a CDS encoding NAD-dependent epimerase/dehydratase family protein; its protein translation is MKVFVLGGDGFCGWPTSLHLSNLGHDVVILDNLSRRNIDNELEAGSLTPIRPMGERLAAWRELTGRTMRFVRVDVAQDYARLLELIRTERPDAVVHFAEQRAAPYSMKSSWHKRYTVDNNVNATHNLLAAVVESGLDVHVVHLGTMGVYGYGTAGMKIPEGYLDVIVRTDDGGEVEQQFLYPPNPGSVYHMTKCLDQVLFAYYAKNDRLRITDLHQGIVWGTNTPESSLDERLINRFDYDGDYGTVLNRFLMQAAVGYPLTVHGTGGQTRAFIHIRDTVKCVQLALENPPQRGDRVKIINQMTETHRVRDLAQLISRITGAELAYVPNPRKEDAENDLHASNDTFLDLGLEPTTLAEGLLVEVAEVARRYADRADLDKIPCTSTWTRDNRPGDPKLAQRRETVTAG
- a CDS encoding glycosyltransferase; this translates as MAQVLAAALLLLAVPLVAAQAWVIWGMFRPDEPRGRRASADPRWRLSSPTPSVSVVVPAHDEEARLPRTLASLARLDYPGPIEFVIVDDRSTDGTAAVVERFAAEDPRFRLVRVREPSRRYAPKVNAVMAGVAASRGEVIATTDADCGFSPGWVSALVRRFTPGVVMVCGFVETLPPGELTRRTPFWRLFEAADWFSLMLVSRSLLRHGHAFASSANNQAYLRSALEAAGGFGASARAPSGDEDLLAQRLGALPGARVVFADEPDARAVTASAGGPLRFLRQRSRWVSRYRHAVHYRPAFLLGLVVLGFESLAVVASVLALPLAPELAPVVLGCYATQTAAMVVGMTVGARQLGRPYLGGLTALAWALLHPWLIATAVLWSWVAPADWRAGAVGYRRSIVRRRWRLLLRALSARPE